Proteins found in one Legionella pneumophila subsp. pascullei genomic segment:
- a CDS encoding efflux RND transporter periplasmic adaptor subunit: protein MNSQNKQNLVKTVAIVFFGILFVYLVYDHFARTQVPTPAPPVVIVQKPKLVNMGQYVTQTGNTVAFQSVDLVARIEGYLDAIKFTDGAFVKKNQELFIIEPEPYLEQLRAAEAKVAAQKANYVYAKSEYARQQRMYKQNATSLNSVEKWKAKVEEAQAEVDKAEADAKNAAITYSYTHLSAPFDGRMGRHMVDVGNLVGHGAATDLATIEQIDPIYVYFNLNELDLIRIRNAARKRGYKPMELVKIPVEVALQDEKGFPHKGTLDFVNTGLNASTGTMEFRALLPNKGYPLVPGLFVQVRVPISEPSPKLTIPDTSVQYDQIGPYVLVVDKDNYVLSKRVTLGGLENGVRAITKGLDAQDRVIVSGLQNATPNHQVTPKTEQSD, encoded by the coding sequence ATGAACTCTCAAAATAAACAAAATTTAGTTAAAACCGTAGCGATTGTATTTTTTGGTATTCTCTTTGTTTATTTAGTATATGACCATTTTGCAAGAACCCAGGTACCAACTCCGGCACCACCAGTCGTGATCGTTCAAAAGCCCAAGTTAGTGAATATGGGACAGTATGTTACCCAGACAGGCAATACAGTCGCATTTCAATCTGTGGATTTGGTGGCGCGTATTGAAGGTTATTTGGACGCCATAAAATTTACTGACGGCGCTTTTGTCAAAAAAAATCAGGAATTATTCATTATTGAACCCGAGCCCTATCTTGAGCAATTGCGAGCTGCTGAAGCCAAGGTGGCGGCTCAAAAAGCGAATTATGTGTATGCCAAATCAGAGTATGCCAGGCAGCAACGCATGTATAAACAAAATGCCACTTCGCTTAACAGTGTTGAAAAATGGAAAGCCAAAGTTGAGGAAGCACAGGCAGAAGTGGATAAAGCGGAAGCCGACGCCAAGAATGCCGCAATTACCTATAGTTATACTCACCTTTCAGCTCCTTTCGATGGGCGGATGGGAAGACATATGGTTGATGTGGGGAATTTGGTTGGACATGGTGCAGCAACGGATTTGGCTACCATAGAACAAATTGACCCTATTTATGTTTATTTTAATTTAAATGAACTGGATTTAATCAGGATTAGAAATGCAGCGCGCAAGAGAGGATATAAACCAATGGAACTGGTCAAAATCCCTGTTGAAGTGGCGTTGCAAGATGAAAAAGGATTTCCTCATAAGGGAACATTGGATTTTGTAAATACTGGTTTAAACGCTTCAACTGGAACCATGGAGTTTCGTGCCTTGTTACCTAACAAGGGATATCCCCTCGTGCCTGGTTTATTTGTGCAAGTCCGGGTACCGATATCTGAACCATCTCCAAAATTAACAATACCTGACACCTCTGTTCAATACGATCAAATTGGCCCCTATGTCCTTGTGGTTGATAAAGACAATTATGTGCTTAGCAAGCGTGTGACACTTGGTGGGTTAGAAAATGGGGTAAGGGCTATTACTAAAGGTCTCGATGCTCAAGATAGAGTGATTGTTTCCGGGTTGCAAAATGCGACTCCCAATCATCAGGTTACGCCTAAAACGGAGCAATCTGATTAA
- a CDS encoding efflux transporter outer membrane subunit, with protein sequence MLKILVLLSCLILSSCLVGPNFKEPKKDAANYWLTSSPTIKQSAFQNANWWKVFNDPTLTALINNGYHNNLSLQIAGVRVLQARAQLAQSVGELYPQQQAMIGDYNYNRIGGNQLQGLLPPDFLTASLGFSASWELDFWGKYRRAIQSNDALFLASLAAYDSALVTLTSDIASTFIKIRTSEELIKVTKANIQVQAMSLKIARDRYYGGQTSLLDVEQAATELAETQSKLPQYVSDLQHQKDILAVLLGTTPDKVDGLLKKNKGIPKASAVVEVGIPKEVIARRPDVYQARMEAIAQSAAIGAVKANLYPSLSLVGTFVFASNNIGNSTISDIFNWSNRNIVAGPSLTWSLLNYGQITNAVRAQDAAFQQALLNYLNLVLKVQQEVQDNITRYVEGQKTVSSLKTANAAAIESTKLALVRYKEGEANYTTVLNAEQQQLRVQTSLVNATGELALSLVGLYRSLGGGWQIRGRNDIVSNQIKSEMAARTNWGSLLKQENHLPPDSKGQRMKQLYLPTW encoded by the coding sequence ATGTTGAAAATCCTTGTTCTCTTAAGTTGTTTGATTCTAAGCTCCTGTCTGGTCGGGCCAAATTTTAAAGAGCCTAAAAAAGATGCTGCCAATTATTGGCTTACTTCAAGCCCTACAATAAAACAATCCGCCTTTCAAAATGCAAATTGGTGGAAAGTCTTTAATGATCCCACTTTGACCGCATTAATCAATAATGGTTATCACAACAATCTCTCCTTGCAAATCGCAGGAGTTCGCGTTTTACAAGCAAGGGCACAGCTTGCTCAATCGGTTGGGGAGCTTTATCCCCAGCAGCAAGCTATGATAGGAGATTATAATTATAATCGAATTGGGGGCAATCAATTACAGGGGCTTCTTCCCCCCGATTTTTTAACAGCCAGTCTTGGATTTTCCGCAAGTTGGGAACTTGATTTTTGGGGAAAATACCGAAGAGCCATTCAATCTAATGATGCCCTGTTCCTTGCCTCTTTGGCAGCATATGATTCCGCATTGGTTACTCTCACGTCAGATATTGCCAGTACTTTTATTAAAATCCGCACCAGCGAAGAATTAATCAAAGTAACAAAAGCGAATATCCAGGTGCAGGCCATGAGCCTTAAAATCGCAAGGGATCGTTATTATGGTGGTCAAACCAGTTTACTGGATGTGGAACAAGCGGCAACAGAACTTGCGGAAACCCAATCAAAACTGCCTCAATACGTCAGTGACCTCCAGCATCAAAAAGATATTTTGGCTGTATTGCTTGGCACCACTCCCGATAAAGTGGATGGCTTGCTTAAAAAAAATAAAGGAATACCGAAAGCTTCGGCGGTTGTGGAAGTTGGAATTCCCAAAGAAGTGATAGCGCGAAGACCCGATGTCTACCAAGCCAGAATGGAGGCTATAGCCCAATCCGCTGCAATTGGCGCTGTGAAGGCCAATCTTTATCCTTCACTTTCATTAGTGGGTACTTTTGTTTTTGCTTCAAATAATATCGGCAATTCTACCATTAGTGATATATTTAACTGGTCTAATCGCAATATAGTCGCAGGCCCGTCACTGACATGGTCTTTATTAAATTATGGTCAAATCACGAATGCGGTTCGGGCTCAAGATGCTGCTTTCCAACAAGCCTTGCTCAACTATCTTAATTTGGTGCTCAAAGTGCAGCAGGAAGTTCAAGACAACATTACGCGCTATGTTGAGGGGCAAAAAACAGTCTCTTCACTTAAGACAGCCAATGCTGCTGCCATAGAATCGACTAAACTGGCTTTAGTACGATATAAGGAAGGAGAGGCAAATTATACCACTGTATTGAATGCGGAACAGCAACAATTGCGAGTACAAACTTCGCTGGTCAATGCCACAGGAGAATTGGCTCTGTCTCTGGTTGGTTTGTATCGTTCACTTGGAGGCGGTTGGCAAATACGAGGCAGGAATGATATTGTTTCAAATCAAATAAAAAGTGAAATGGCTGCTCGTACTAACTGGGGCAGTTTATTGAAGCAAGAAAATCATTTGCCTCCGGACTCCAAGGGGCAACGAATGAAACAACTATATTTACCAACCTGGTGA
- a CDS encoding efflux RND transporter permease subunit, translating to MISKFFIERPVLANVIALFIVFIGIIAIAVLPVSQYPAIVPPTIQVTTSYPGADAKTLINTVALPIEQQVNGVEDMLYMQSTSTSGGTYTLIVTFAIGTDLNYAQVLVQNRVQAAMAQLPESVQKQGVVVQQKSTAILQFITLTSKNNEYDGVFLDSYATINMQDELSRLPGVGNVVVFGSGSYAMRVWLDPKKMLAFSLNPSDVLNAISYQNKEVSAGQLGAPPTVGKQAYQFTVNVPGQLSDPKEFENIIIKTIDTSPDENSSASSSAQVVRIRDVGRVELGSESYNQLANLNGKPTAAIGIFQLPGANALDVAQEVRKAVAKMAKQFPPGLEYSIPFDTTVFVKASIEEVYKTLFEAGILVLIVIVVFLQNFRASLVPATTVPVTIIGTFFAMLLLGYSINLLTLFALVLAIGIVVDDAIVIVEGVTQHIEKGLSPKESAILAMKELFGPIIGITLVLMAVFVPAGFMPGLTGSMYAQFALVIAATAFISAINAMTLKPTQCALWLKAPDTSKPKNIFFRTFDRIYNPIESAYVGFIDRLVHRSGKICLIGIVLVACAIYGLTRIPTGFIPMEDQGYLMLSVQLPDGASLGRTDEVVSRLARKASEVGGVANVIAIDGISLLDNNSLLPNAGVIYVIFKDWSVRGKSENLRALYTKFNAMAKETLDAKVLVVVPPPIQGLGMSGGFQMQVELQDGTFDYRKLQQATDQMINEGKQYPQLQNLMTTFRASVPQVSAPINRTKAESLGVRVADAFDTLQTYLGSSYVNLFTKFGQVFPVYVQADASSRISSEDLRNYYVRNQSGSMVPLGTLTDVGPAVGPSIISLYNLYPSSNINGVAARGYSSGQGIQVMEELAKEQLPPGISYEWTSTAYQEKVAGNLSYFIFALSLVLVYLILSGQYENWLIPSAIILSVPLTLVGTVLALGSLGMDNNMYTQIGLLLLIALATKNAILIVEVAREQREIHNKSVIEAAVIGAKTRFRPILMTSFAFIMGVMPLVFATGAGANSRRSIGIAVSSGMLASTCLAVVFVPVFYVLLQTWQDKRKSKR from the coding sequence ATGATTTCCAAATTTTTTATTGAAAGACCCGTTCTGGCCAATGTCATCGCCTTGTTTATTGTATTTATAGGAATAATAGCGATTGCTGTTTTGCCTGTGTCTCAGTATCCTGCCATTGTTCCTCCTACTATCCAGGTGACCACCAGCTATCCTGGTGCAGATGCAAAAACGTTAATTAATACCGTCGCTTTGCCAATTGAGCAACAAGTCAATGGGGTTGAGGATATGTTGTATATGCAGTCGACAAGCACCAGTGGCGGTACTTATACTTTAATTGTGACTTTTGCGATAGGCACTGATCTGAACTATGCTCAGGTGCTCGTGCAAAATCGAGTACAGGCGGCGATGGCTCAATTGCCCGAATCAGTGCAAAAGCAAGGAGTGGTCGTTCAGCAAAAATCGACTGCTATTCTCCAATTTATTACTTTGACCTCAAAAAATAATGAATACGATGGCGTGTTTCTCGATAGCTATGCGACTATCAATATGCAAGATGAGTTATCCCGTTTGCCTGGAGTAGGTAATGTTGTGGTTTTTGGTTCAGGAAGTTATGCGATGCGGGTTTGGCTCGATCCTAAAAAAATGCTTGCTTTTTCTTTGAATCCAAGTGATGTCTTAAATGCCATCAGTTACCAGAACAAAGAGGTTTCAGCGGGACAACTGGGCGCTCCTCCAACTGTTGGTAAACAAGCCTATCAATTTACTGTGAATGTGCCTGGACAACTCTCTGATCCCAAGGAGTTTGAAAACATTATTATTAAAACGATTGATACCTCACCTGATGAAAATTCTTCTGCCAGTAGCTCTGCTCAGGTAGTACGTATTCGTGATGTAGGGCGAGTTGAGCTGGGATCCGAGAGCTACAATCAGCTTGCTAATCTTAATGGTAAACCCACAGCAGCTATAGGTATCTTTCAACTTCCTGGTGCCAATGCGTTGGATGTTGCACAAGAGGTTCGTAAAGCGGTGGCGAAAATGGCGAAACAGTTTCCTCCGGGTCTTGAATATTCTATTCCATTTGATACCACTGTTTTCGTCAAGGCATCGATTGAAGAAGTATACAAAACGCTCTTTGAGGCAGGAATTTTGGTTTTAATAGTGATTGTTGTATTTCTACAAAATTTTAGGGCTTCACTAGTCCCTGCGACAACGGTTCCGGTGACTATCATTGGAACATTTTTTGCCATGTTGTTGCTTGGCTATAGCATTAATTTGCTCACTTTGTTTGCTTTGGTGCTTGCTATTGGAATTGTGGTGGATGATGCCATCGTTATTGTTGAGGGAGTGACTCAACATATTGAAAAAGGCCTATCACCTAAAGAATCGGCCATACTTGCAATGAAAGAATTATTTGGTCCAATCATTGGTATTACTTTGGTATTAATGGCTGTTTTTGTACCAGCTGGTTTTATGCCCGGTTTAACAGGGTCAATGTATGCGCAGTTTGCTTTGGTTATTGCTGCAACTGCCTTTATAAGCGCAATTAATGCCATGACGCTAAAGCCAACTCAATGTGCTTTATGGTTAAAAGCTCCCGATACAAGTAAACCAAAGAATATATTTTTCCGGACATTTGATCGAATTTATAATCCCATTGAATCGGCTTATGTAGGGTTTATTGATAGGCTTGTGCATCGTAGTGGCAAAATTTGTTTGATTGGAATCGTATTGGTAGCTTGTGCTATTTATGGTCTGACTCGTATCCCAACCGGCTTCATTCCCATGGAAGATCAAGGTTATTTGATGTTAAGTGTTCAACTGCCTGATGGCGCCAGTTTAGGACGCACCGATGAGGTAGTAAGTAGATTAGCTAGAAAAGCATCTGAAGTCGGGGGGGTAGCTAATGTGATAGCCATTGATGGTATTTCATTATTGGATAACAATTCTCTGCTCCCTAATGCCGGTGTCATCTACGTTATATTCAAAGATTGGAGCGTCAGAGGAAAGTCAGAAAATTTACGAGCTCTTTATACCAAATTCAATGCGATGGCCAAAGAAACCCTCGATGCAAAAGTATTGGTGGTTGTGCCGCCTCCTATTCAAGGCTTGGGGATGTCAGGGGGATTTCAAATGCAAGTCGAATTACAAGACGGCACTTTTGATTACAGGAAATTACAACAAGCCACTGATCAAATGATCAATGAAGGAAAGCAATACCCACAGTTGCAAAACCTGATGACGACATTTCGCGCGAGCGTACCCCAAGTTTCAGCGCCTATTAACAGAACCAAAGCCGAATCCTTAGGAGTTCGCGTTGCAGACGCCTTTGATACGTTACAAACTTATCTAGGCTCTTCTTATGTCAATTTGTTTACAAAATTTGGTCAGGTATTTCCAGTCTATGTTCAGGCGGATGCGTCTTCGCGGATTAGCAGCGAAGATTTAAGAAATTACTATGTAAGAAATCAATCCGGTTCCATGGTGCCTTTAGGTACTCTGACAGACGTAGGCCCTGCAGTAGGTCCCTCGATTATTTCTTTATATAACCTCTATCCTTCAAGTAACATAAATGGGGTTGCTGCTAGAGGTTATAGCTCAGGTCAGGGAATCCAGGTTATGGAGGAATTGGCAAAGGAACAATTACCCCCGGGAATATCCTATGAATGGACAAGTACAGCTTACCAGGAAAAAGTTGCTGGTAACCTCAGTTATTTTATTTTTGCCCTGTCTTTGGTTTTGGTTTATTTAATTTTATCTGGTCAATATGAAAACTGGCTTATTCCATCTGCGATTATCCTGAGTGTCCCTTTGACTTTGGTTGGAACAGTATTAGCTCTTGGCAGTTTGGGCATGGATAATAATATGTATACTCAGATTGGCTTGTTGCTTCTCATCGCATTGGCTACAAAAAATGCTATTTTGATTGTTGAAGTAGCGCGTGAACAACGTGAAATTCATAATAAATCGGTTATTGAGGCGGCAGTAATTGGCGCTAAAACCCGGTTTCGGCCTATTCTGATGACGTCTTTTGCATTTATCATGGGGGTTATGCCCTTGGTTTTTGCAACAGGGGCTGGAGCTAATTCTCGACGCTCAATTGGCATAGCTGTGAGCAGTGGTATGCTTGCCTCAACTTGCCTCGCAGTTGTTTTTGTGCCTGTTTTTTATGTATTGCTGCAAACCTGGCAGGACAAGAGGAAGTCAAAACGTTAA
- a CDS encoding NGG1p interacting factor 3 protein, NIF3 — translation MYMLYFHVPETHLEVVKNAVFAAGAGHVDNYIHCAWQTLGEGQFMPLPGSQAFIGEINQLEKVSEYKVETICAGERIKEVVAALKKAHPYESPSYQVVRIETEF, via the coding sequence TCCAGAAACTCATCTTGAGGTAGTAAAAAATGCAGTTTTTGCGGCAGGTGCAGGGCATGTTGATAATTATATTCATTGTGCCTGGCAAACTTTAGGTGAAGGTCAGTTTATGCCTTTACCAGGTAGTCAGGCATTTATTGGAGAAATAAATCAATTGGAAAAAGTGTCCGAATACAAGGTAGAAACGATTTGTGCCGGAGAGAGAATCAAAGAGGTTGTTGCTGCTTTAAAAAAAGCTCATCCCTATGAAAGCCCTTCTTATCAAGTGGTACGCATTGAGACGGAGTTCTAA